One region of Glycine max cultivar Williams 82 chromosome 9, Glycine_max_v4.0, whole genome shotgun sequence genomic DNA includes:
- the LOC100813374 gene encoding peptidyl-prolyl cis-trans isomerase FKBP42, which produces MEELQGSQTQSSLGQEDENEVITESSAFVKGEPAPEFSSNPPKVDSEVEVLHEKVTKQIIKEGHGQKPSKYSTCFFHYRAWAEKSEHKFEDTWLEQRPIEMVLGKEKKEMTGLSVGVASMKAGERALVRVGWELGYGEEGSFSFPNVPPKADLVYEVELIGFDETKEGKARSDMTVEERIGAADRRKMDGNALYQEEKLEEAMQQYEMAIAYMGDDFMFQLFGKYRDMALAVKNPCHLNMAACLIKLNRYEEAIGQCNTVLGEDENNVKALFRRGKARATLGQTDAAREDFLKATKYAPQDKAIAKELRLLAEHDKAVYQKQKEIYKGIFGPRPQPVPKPRNWLILIWQWLLSVFYGLVTLFKRERHKSD; this is translated from the exons ATGGAGGAACTTCAAGGGTCTCAAACCCAATCATCGCTCG GTCAAGAAGATGAAAATGAAGTGATTACTGAAAGTTCAGCATTTGTTAAAGGGGAACCGGCACCAGAATTCAGTAGTAACCCCCCAAAAGTTGATTCTGAAGTTGAAGTCCTTCATGAGAAGGTCACCAAGCAAATCATTAAGGAAGGCCATGGCCAGAAACCTTCCAAATATTCAACTTGCTTCT TCCATTACAGGGCATGGGCTGAGAAATCAGAACACAAGTTTGAAGACACATGGCTGGAGCAACGGCCAATTGAGATGGTCTTAGGAAAAG aaaagaaagaaatgactggCTTGAGCGTTGGTGTGGCAAGCATGAAAGCTGGGGAGCGGGCATTGGTGCGTGTGGGCTGGGAATTAGGATATGGAGAGGAAGGAAGCTTCTCTTTTCCAAATGTTCCACCCAAGGCAGATTTAGTTTATGAAGTTGAGCTCATTGGCTTTGATGAAACCAAAGAA GGCAAAGCTCGCAGTGATATGACTGTGGAAGAAAGGATTGGTGCAGCAGACCGGAGAAAGATGGATGGAAATGCTTTGTAtcaggaagaaaaactagaggAGGCTATGCAACAGTATGAAATG GCCATAGCATATATGGGAGATGACTTCATGTTCCAGTTGTTTGGGAAGTATAGAGATATGGCTCTGGCTGTAAAGAATCCATGCCATCTTAACATGGCAGCCTGTTTGATTAAGCTGAACCGCTACGAAGAAGCTATAGGACAATGCAACACT GTACTGGGTGAGGATGAGAACAATGTGAAGGCGTTATTTAGGCGAGGTAAGGCTAGAGCAACACTTGGGCAAACAGATGCTGCCAGGGAAGATTTTCTAAAGGCAACTAAATATGCCCCTCAAGACAAAGCAATTGCTAAAGAATTGAGATTGCTTGCTGAACATGACAAGGCTGTTTACCAAAAGCAGAAAGAGATATATAAAGGAATATTTGGACCAAGGCCTCAACCAGTTCCTAAGCCAAGAAACTGGCTCATACTTATTTGGCAGTGGTTGCTTTCAGTATTCTATGGCCTTGTCACGCTCTTCAAGCGTGAAAGGCATAAATCTGACTAA